A single bacterium DNA region contains:
- the rplC gene encoding 50S ribosomal protein L3: MSALYYIRPQIWGAGHLCSQMDYSPKTGAEKMSKEVKRIKPLGLLGRRIGMTQVNDEKSEKRVPVSIIETGPCVVLQKKTMDKDGYNAVKLGFLEKKDKHSNKADIANFKKAGTTPKKFVREFRVDEEELAKYEEGQTVNIADVFEEGQKIDVSGLTKGRGFTGVFKRWNMGGQSRTHGTHEMFRHGGSIGNSTSPGLVYKNKKMPGHYGVERVTVQNLKIVRILEDKNCILVSGSVPGSNNNLLEIRDSVRYPKHKKK; encoded by the coding sequence ATGAGTGCTTTGTACTATATACGTCCACAAATCTGGGGCGCTGGGCATTTGTGTTCGCAAATGGATTATTCCCCTAAGACAGGAGCAGAAAAAATGAGCAAAGAAGTAAAAAGAATTAAGCCTTTAGGCTTGTTGGGCCGTCGTATTGGCATGACACAAGTTAACGATGAAAAATCTGAAAAACGCGTGCCGGTGAGTATTATTGAAACTGGTCCATGTGTGGTCTTACAGAAAAAAACCATGGATAAGGATGGCTATAATGCTGTTAAATTAGGCTTTTTGGAGAAAAAAGACAAGCATAGCAATAAAGCAGACATTGCCAATTTTAAAAAAGCAGGAACCACACCTAAAAAGTTTGTTCGTGAGTTCCGCGTTGATGAAGAAGAATTGGCCAAATATGAAGAAGGTCAAACCGTCAACATTGCGGATGTGTTTGAAGAAGGTCAAAAAATTGACGTTTCTGGTTTAACCAAAGGGCGAGGTTTTACAGGGGTATTCAAGCGCTGGAACATGGGTGGACAAAGCCGCACTCACGGTACCCATGAAATGTTCAGACACGGGGGTTCCATTGGTAACTCAACTTCTCCAGGCTTGGTTTATAAAAACAAAAAAATGCCTGGTCACTATGGTGTGGAACGCGTCACCGTACAAAACTTAAAAATTGTTCGCATTCTAGAGGACAAAAACTGCATATTGGTATCAGGCTCA
- the cysS gene encoding cysteine--tRNA ligase, translating into MRLYDSMSGELRKFIPHSDFEVKMYVCGPTVYDHSHIGHARAYIAYDVVYRYLNFKGYHVKYVRNLTDIDDKIIKKAQDEAVDFSTIAQKYTQSFHADMQALGLLSPDDEPKASEVINEIISMIETLIKKEKAYVASNGDVYFSVNSQKDYGKLSKRKLDQLQAGARIAPGEEKQNPLDFALWKHSKPGEPKWESPWGEGRPGWHIECSAMNKAIFGEQIDIHAGGRDLIFPHHENEIAQTEACTEKPFAKYWLHNGFVTTKNEKMSKSLGNITTIKNLIKQVHPEALKLYFMSTHYRHPIEFSLDGVSEAARNLNRMYKALDFVKGKRINHEYLNEFQQAMDEDFNTPKAMATLHAVTKAVYKAEDERDQQELANTLQMLANVLGLLQLSKEEYQSWYEKNYAIDATWVEQQIALRAQARANKDFKTSDSIRDQLDAKGIQIEDSPEGTSWSVKL; encoded by the coding sequence ATGCGTTTGTATGACAGCATGAGCGGTGAGCTCAGAAAATTTATTCCTCACTCTGATTTTGAAGTTAAAATGTATGTCTGTGGTCCTACGGTTTATGATCATTCTCATATTGGCCATGCTAGAGCTTATATTGCCTATGATGTGGTCTATCGCTATCTTAACTTTAAGGGTTATCATGTGAAGTATGTGAGAAATCTAACGGATATTGACGATAAAATTATCAAGAAAGCGCAAGATGAAGCGGTAGACTTTTCAACGATTGCACAAAAATATACGCAATCCTTTCACGCTGATATGCAAGCTTTGGGTTTATTAAGTCCAGACGATGAGCCTAAGGCCAGTGAGGTCATCAATGAAATTATTTCTATGATTGAAACCTTGATCAAAAAAGAAAAAGCCTATGTGGCCAGCAATGGCGATGTTTATTTTTCTGTAAATAGCCAAAAAGATTACGGCAAGTTATCCAAACGTAAGTTGGACCAACTTCAAGCTGGTGCACGTATTGCTCCAGGGGAGGAGAAACAAAATCCACTTGATTTTGCTTTATGGAAACACTCCAAGCCGGGTGAGCCCAAGTGGGAAAGTCCGTGGGGAGAGGGTCGTCCGGGCTGGCATATTGAATGTTCTGCCATGAACAAAGCCATTTTTGGTGAACAAATTGATATTCATGCCGGTGGCAGAGATTTGATTTTTCCACATCATGAAAATGAAATTGCGCAAACAGAAGCCTGCACTGAAAAGCCATTTGCCAAATATTGGTTGCACAATGGTTTTGTCACCACAAAAAATGAAAAAATGTCCAAATCATTGGGCAACATCACCACCATTAAGAATTTGATCAAGCAAGTGCATCCAGAAGCTTTAAAATTGTATTTTATGTCCACACATTACCGGCATCCCATTGAGTTTTCTTTAGACGGTGTGAGTGAAGCGGCCAGAAATTTAAACCGCATGTATAAAGCCTTAGACTTTGTAAAGGGTAAGCGAATCAACCACGAATATCTTAATGAATTTCAACAAGCCATGGATGAAGACTTCAATACACCCAAAGCCATGGCCACTTTACACGCTGTGACCAAGGCCGTGTATAAAGCAGAAGATGAGCGTGATCAGCAAGAGCTGGCCAATACCTTGCAGATGTTGGCCAATGTTTTGGGACTTTTACAGTTAAGCAAAGAAGAATATCAAAGCTGGTATGAAAAAAACTATGCTATTGATGCCACATGGGTAGAACAACAAATTGCCCTAAGAGCACAAGCCAGAGCAAATAAAGATTTTAAAACCTCAGACAGCATCCGTGATCAACTAGACGCCAAAGGCATCCAAATAGAGGATTCACCAGAAGGAACAAGCTGGAGTGTAAAGCTTTAA
- the uvrB gene encoding excinuclease ABC subunit UvrB — protein sequence MSLFQLDTSFQPQGDQPQAIEKLTQSIQSGEDHQILLGVTGSGKTFTMANVIAQLERPTLIIAHNKTLAAQLYSEFKGFFPNNAVEYFVSYYDYYQPEAYIPSSDTFIEKDARINEEIDKLRHSATRSILTRRDTIVVASVSCIYNLGTPEEYQAQLIPVHQGQELDRDDFLRNLIDIQYERNDIDFWRGCFRVRGDNVEVFPAHEEKKAIRFSFFGDEVESIVEVDPVTGHVLGELPAISIYPGSHFATPKETINRAIGTIKVELRERLQQLKELNKLVEAQRLEQRTYYDIEMMEEMGFCQGIENYTRHITGANPGQRPPTLLDYFPKDMLCVIDESHVSMPQIGAMFKGDRSRKTTLVEHGFRLPSALDNRPMTGEEFEAFKKQVVYVSATPGKYELEKTQGEVVEQIIRPTGLVDPEIEIRPVATQVDDLLEEVRIRAEKNERVLVTTLTKRMAEELTDYYAEIGVRVKYLHSDIKTIERVEILTDLRKGKFDVLVGINLLREGLDLPEVSLVAILDADKEGFLRSETSLIQTFGRAARNVEGRVIMYADHVTGSMQKAMDETYRRRKIQLEYNKEHGITPKTILKNIDSPLGHLFAADYVELDRLHEKKAQYKSDAEIDKSIQSLKKQMLQAAENLEFEKAAKLRDEINDLSKSKLL from the coding sequence ATGAGCTTATTTCAACTCGATACATCATTTCAACCGCAAGGGGATCAACCGCAAGCCATTGAAAAGCTTACCCAGAGTATTCAATCAGGAGAAGATCACCAAATTCTTTTAGGGGTGACTGGTTCGGGGAAGACCTTTACCATGGCCAATGTTATTGCTCAATTGGAACGGCCCACCTTGATCATTGCCCACAATAAAACCTTGGCGGCACAATTGTACAGTGAGTTTAAAGGCTTTTTCCCCAACAACGCTGTGGAATACTTTGTCAGTTATTATGATTATTATCAGCCAGAGGCTTATATTCCATCATCAGATACCTTCATAGAAAAAGATGCACGAATTAATGAAGAGATAGATAAATTAAGACACTCCGCCACGCGTTCTATTTTAACCCGTAGAGATACTATCGTTGTGGCATCGGTTTCTTGTATTTATAACCTGGGTACACCAGAAGAGTATCAAGCGCAGCTTATACCGGTACACCAAGGACAGGAGTTGGATAGAGATGATTTTTTAAGAAACTTGATTGATATTCAGTATGAGCGCAATGACATTGATTTTTGGCGTGGCTGTTTTAGAGTGCGTGGAGATAATGTCGAAGTCTTTCCAGCGCACGAAGAAAAGAAAGCCATTCGCTTTTCTTTTTTTGGCGATGAAGTTGAAAGTATTGTTGAAGTTGATCCGGTCACCGGCCATGTTTTGGGTGAATTGCCTGCAATTTCTATTTATCCAGGAAGTCACTTTGCTACACCCAAAGAAACTATTAATAGAGCTATAGGCACCATTAAAGTAGAGTTAAGAGAGCGTTTGCAACAGCTTAAAGAACTGAATAAATTGGTAGAAGCGCAGCGCTTAGAACAAAGAACCTATTATGACATTGAAATGATGGAAGAAATGGGTTTTTGTCAGGGCATAGAAAATTACACCCGCCATATTACCGGAGCCAATCCCGGTCAACGTCCACCAACCTTATTGGATTATTTTCCAAAAGATATGCTGTGCGTGATTGATGAAAGTCATGTCAGCATGCCACAAATTGGTGCTATGTTCAAAGGCGATAGAAGCCGTAAAACCACCTTGGTTGAACATGGGTTTAGGCTACCTTCTGCCTTAGATAACCGGCCGATGACCGGGGAAGAGTTTGAAGCCTTTAAAAAACAGGTGGTGTATGTTTCTGCTACACCGGGTAAGTACGAGTTGGAAAAAACCCAAGGTGAAGTAGTAGAACAAATTATACGGCCAACCGGCTTGGTAGACCCTGAGATTGAAATTAGACCGGTTGCAACGCAAGTGGATGATTTATTGGAAGAAGTGCGTATAAGGGCTGAAAAAAATGAGCGCGTCTTGGTCACCACCTTAACCAAGCGCATGGCAGAAGAGTTAACCGATTATTATGCTGAAATAGGTGTGCGGGTAAAATATCTGCACTCCGATATCAAAACCATTGAACGGGTAGAAATTTTAACCGATTTGCGTAAAGGTAAGTTTGATGTACTGGTAGGGATCAATCTTTTGCGTGAAGGTTTGGATTTGCCGGAAGTGTCCCTGGTGGCCATTTTGGATGCAGATAAAGAAGGTTTTTTGCGTTCAGAAACCAGCTTGATTCAGACCTTTGGTCGTGCGGCCAGAAATGTTGAAGGCAGAGTGATCATGTATGCAGATCATGTTACCGGTTCCATGCAAAAAGCCATGGATGAAACCTACAGAAGACGCAAGATTCAGTTGGAGTATAATAAAGAGCACGGCATTACCCCCAAAACCATCTTAAAAAATATTGACTCACCCTTGGGGCACTTGTTTGCTGCGGATTATGTAGAACTGGATAGGCTGCACGAGAAAAAAGCACAGTACAAAAGTGATGCTGAAATTGATAAAAGCATTCAATCCTTAAAAAAACAGATGTTACAAGCAGCAGAAAATTTAGAATTTGAAAAAGCCGCCAAGTTGCGTGATGAAATCAATGATTTAAGTAAGAGTAAGTTGTTGTGA